One part of the Vidua macroura isolate BioBank_ID:100142 chromosome 14, ASM2450914v1, whole genome shotgun sequence genome encodes these proteins:
- the CD40LG gene encoding CD40 ligand produces the protein MNEPYGPEAPRPISSTSPGTMKMFMCFLTVFTVVQTIGTVLFCLYLHMKMDKMEEVLSLNEDYIFLKKVQKCQTAEGRKSTLLDCEKVIKGFQNIQCKDRPHKEQPKFEMQRGPEHHEHPHLTHKNETSVAAEKREPIAVHLAGQQSNKAGSVLEWRETMYGPTNSLISNKEGKVKVEEAGLYYIYSQVSFCTTEVSLAPFTLYIYLHIPKEEDRLLLKGQKTQSSLKTREEGHLKTLCELQSIRVGGVFNLREDDMVFVNVTDSTKVRYSHGNTYFGIFKL, from the exons ATGAACGAACCCTATGGCCCTGAGGCACCCCGTCCCATCAGCAGCACATCTCCTGGCACCATGAAAATGTTCATGTGCTTCCTCACTGTATTTACTGTAGTGCAGACCATTGGGACCGTGCTCTTCTGTTTGTATCTTCACATGAAGATGGATAAG ATGGAAGAGGTGTTGAGCTTAAATGAAGATTACATCTTCCTGAAGAAAGTACAGAAATGTCAGACAGCAGAAGGTCGGAAGTCGACATTATTGGACTGTGAAAAGGTTATAAAGGGCTTCCAGAACATCCAGTGCAAG GACAGACCCCACAAGGAGCAGCCCAAGTTTGAAATGCAGAGAG GTCCTGAGCACCATGAGCATCCGCATTTGACGCACAAGAATGAGACATCTGTGGCAG CAGAGAAGAGGGAGCCAATTGCAGTTCACCTGGCAGGTCAGCAGAGCAACAAGGCAGGCTCAG TGCTGGAGTGGAGGGAGACCATGTATGGCCCCACAAACAGCTTGATATCCAACAAGGAGGGGAAAGTGAAGGTGGAGGAAGCAGGGCTCTACTACATCTACTCCCAAGTCAGCTTCTGCACCACGGAAGTGTCTTTGGCACCCTTCACCCtctatatttatttacatatccCCAAGGAAGAGGACCGGCTCTTGCTGAAAGGACAAAAGACACAGAGCTCTTTGAAGACACGTGAAGAAGGACACTTGAAGACCCTCTGTGAACTCCAGTCCATCCGTGTGGGAGGTGTCTTCAACCTCCGGGAAGATGACATGGTCTTTGTCAATGTGACAGACTCCACAAAAGTGAGGTACAGCCACGGCAACACCTACTTTGGCATCTTCAAGCTGTAG